One window from the genome of Cucumis melo cultivar AY chromosome 10, USDA_Cmelo_AY_1.0, whole genome shotgun sequence encodes:
- the LOC103499371 gene encoding zinc-finger homeodomain protein 4 — MELTTHDPPIPIPIPIPLNSRYAGHNHDHDHIIHHHDPSSTRNHIISATVNGSNNQMEVDLHHHNNNNNNNKKHIKYKECLKNHAASMGGNATDGCGEFMPSGEEGSIEALTCSACNCHRNFHRKEIEGEPYDWLHHSRLGRKLLVGGKNMIGPPEPAAFAYPTAGGATFISSRAATTQPHHMIMSYNMLGGGGGHSESEEQEEGIGAGVGGRVYSGAMMNKKRFRTKFTTEQKEKMLRFAEKVGWKIQKQEESVVQQFCQEIGVKRRVLKVWMHNNKHNLAKKETMSPSHSPNNPLN, encoded by the coding sequence ATGGAGCTGACTACTCATGATCCTCCTATCCCCATCCCTATTCCTATCCCCTTAAATAGTCGTTACGCCGGCCACAACCACGACCACGACCATATCATCCACCACCATGACCCTTCTTCCACCCGTAACCATATCATTTCCGCTACCGTTAATGGTAGCAACAACCAAATGGAAgtggatcttcatcatcataacaataacaacaacaacaacaagaagcATATCAAGTACAAAGAGTGTCTCAAAAACCATGCAGCTTCCATGGGAGGCAATGCCACAGACGGTTGCGGTGAGTTCATGCCGAGTGGAGAAGAAGGCTCCATTGAAGCCCTCACATGCTCGGCTTGCAATTGTCACAGAAACTTCCATCGAAAAGAGATCGAAGGAGAACCCTATGATTGGCTCCACCACTCCCGCCTTGGGCGGAAGCTTCTCGTAGGTGGGAAAAACATGATTGGCCCACCAGAGCCTGCAGCATTCGCATACCCGACTGCAGGAGGGGCGACGTTCATATCATCTAGAGCAGCAACAACACAACCTCACCACATGATTATGTCGTACAACATGCTGGGTGGGGGCGGTGGGCACTCGGAGTCAGAGGAGCAGGAGGAAGGAATAGGAGCAGGAGTTGGGGGAAGGGTCTATTCGGGGGCGATGATGAATAAGAAACGATTTCGAACGAAGTTCACGACGGAGCAAAAGGAGAAGATGCTGAGGTTTGCAGAGAAAGTTGGATGGAAGATTCAAAAGCAAGAGGAGAGTGTGGTGCAACAATTCTGTCAAGAGATTGGAGTGAAGAGAAGAGTTCTTAAAGTTTGGATGCATAACAACAAGCACAATCTTGCCAAGAAGGAAACAATGTCACCTTCTCATTCTCCTAATAATcccttaaattaa